One genomic segment of bacterium includes these proteins:
- a CDS encoding RDD family protein has product MSVSAWEPDPTGRHQYRWFDGEEWTDQVADDGVQSVDPVSADEARIPRQTSPPVLPPPPGSFPGVSVPDSRARFPDPIPMLASKGRRFGAYLLEIPLTIVTLGIGYIIWMFIVWARGQTPAKQLLRMRVVRLEERRTANWGWMALRNFVLGVLIGIPLGLIFPGFSIIWLLANAIALLVSRRNQALWDMMLKTVVVHDPNHLFDRSHPSSQIWEDD; this is encoded by the coding sequence GTGAGTGTTTCAGCCTGGGAGCCCGACCCGACAGGACGTCATCAGTACCGCTGGTTCGATGGCGAGGAGTGGACTGATCAAGTGGCCGACGACGGTGTGCAGTCGGTTGATCCTGTCAGCGCCGATGAGGCGAGGATTCCCCGACAAACGTCCCCGCCAGTACTGCCTCCGCCTCCAGGCTCGTTCCCGGGAGTATCTGTGCCCGATTCTAGGGCGCGGTTCCCCGATCCGATTCCGATGCTGGCGTCGAAGGGCCGGCGGTTCGGGGCGTACCTACTTGAGATCCCGCTGACAATTGTCACCCTGGGCATTGGCTACATCATTTGGATGTTCATCGTCTGGGCACGCGGCCAGACCCCGGCCAAACAATTGCTAAGGATGCGAGTCGTGCGGTTGGAGGAACGGAGAACCGCTAACTGGGGATGGATGGCTCTGCGGAACTTTGTATTGGGCGTACTCATAGGCATCCCCTTGGGGTTGATCTTTCCTGGATTCAGCATTATCTGGCTATTGGCCAATGCAATCGCCCTGCTTGTCAGCAGGCGGAATCAAGCACTATGGGACATGATGCTGAAGACGGTGGTGGTTCACGACCCCAACCACCTCTTCGACCGTTCCCACCCCTCGTCGCAGATTTGGGAAGACGATTAG
- a CDS encoding RDD family protein — translation MTTPAWQPDPSGRHQYRWWDGERWTHHVADDGVANSDPVTGLDSLPTPSGPAGSETTEAGQFLYGGRMAEFGDGRSVTLASPGARLGARIIDSFLVTTQIAFPAYFTTEGDIDWGEVGGIFVSSPTVGEWIAFGVPLFIAFVYEVAFTATKGQTLGKMAAGIKMVNTNDGSIPTLGMALRRWSVPGLLGLIPFAGLILPLLCYLALTWHRDRRGWHDLAAGTMVVKVNRAASPKATWSRTKTGQAVLLATPGARLGARLVDLAIMVVFWLALLFPTILVFEALGFWDYGSWSGLRFYWLAITPVFLVGLLYEVTMISAGGRTLGKMATGIHVIRKDNGDRPGPIRSVRRWFIPGLLLLIPFIGWLVTLFCRLSLTWGNDRQGWHDMAGSTLVVVKQSR, via the coding sequence GTGACCACCCCAGCCTGGCAGCCTGACCCCTCCGGCCGCCATCAGTACCGTTGGTGGGACGGCGAGCGATGGACCCACCATGTCGCCGACGACGGGGTTGCCAACAGCGACCCGGTCACTGGCCTCGACTCCCTACCCACCCCTTCTGGGCCGGCTGGGTCAGAGACCACCGAAGCCGGACAATTCCTGTACGGCGGCCGGATGGCCGAGTTCGGCGATGGGCGAAGCGTGACGCTGGCCAGCCCGGGGGCCCGGCTCGGGGCTAGGATCATCGACTCATTCCTGGTCACGACACAAATTGCTTTCCCCGCATACTTCACAACAGAAGGTGACATCGACTGGGGCGAAGTCGGCGGCATTTTCGTATCCTCACCGACCGTTGGAGAGTGGATTGCCTTCGGAGTGCCCCTGTTCATCGCCTTCGTCTATGAAGTCGCGTTCACCGCAACAAAGGGCCAGACCCTGGGCAAGATGGCCGCGGGGATCAAGATGGTGAACACCAACGACGGCAGCATCCCCACTCTCGGCATGGCGCTGCGCCGGTGGTCTGTCCCCGGCCTGCTGGGCTTGATCCCGTTCGCTGGGTTGATCTTGCCCCTTCTTTGCTACCTCGCCCTGACTTGGCACCGCGATCGCCGGGGGTGGCACGACTTGGCCGCGGGAACCATGGTGGTGAAAGTCAACCGGGCTGCATCGCCCAAGGCGACCTGGTCTCGGACAAAGACCGGCCAGGCGGTGCTGCTGGCCACCCCCGGCGCCAGGCTCGGTGCTCGGCTCGTCGACCTCGCGATCATGGTCGTGTTCTGGCTTGCCTTGCTCTTTCCCACAATCCTTGTATTCGAAGCCCTGGGCTTTTGGGACTATGGGTCATGGTCTGGGTTGAGGTTTTACTGGCTCGCCATCACTCCGGTGTTCCTTGTGGGCCTGCTGTATGAGGTCACAATGATTTCGGCGGGGGGGCGAACCCTGGGGAAGATGGCCACCGGGATCCACGTCATCCGCAAAGACAACGGAGACAGGCCAGGGCCCATCCGGTCGGTCCGACGGTGGTTCATACCGGGACTGTTGCTGCTTATCCCGTTCATCGGGTGGCTGGTGACGCTGTTCTGCCGCCTGTCTCTCACCTGGGGCAATGACCGTCAGGGGTGGCATGACATGGCCGGGAGCACCCTTGTAGTGGTGAAGCAGTCCCGCTGA
- a CDS encoding RDD family protein yields MSDPAWESDPTTRHEYRWWDGEEWTEYVADNGVQSLDPLTGAENLRPPQGPSTPPAGVSGATANQANLSSGQPVQLASRTARFGGRLIDFAFFFLLTIALLLALHFTDIKPIPVGEEYNSDALEDYAESVDGLFWVPLLFSAIYEIGLTALKGQTLGKMATRTQVVRAEDLFQPEWGRAPAWGQSIIRWSLPAVLLIPAFYLSYIGEILYLLCYLALMWDRDRQGWHDKAARTLVVSKP; encoded by the coding sequence ATGAGCGACCCTGCCTGGGAGTCGGACCCCACGACCCGTCACGAGTACCGCTGGTGGGATGGGGAGGAGTGGACAGAGTACGTGGCCGACAACGGGGTCCAATCCTTGGATCCCCTCACTGGGGCGGAGAACCTGAGGCCACCTCAGGGCCCTTCTACTCCTCCAGCCGGCGTCTCAGGAGCAACGGCCAACCAAGCCAATCTCTCGTCCGGCCAGCCGGTCCAACTAGCCTCTCGCACCGCCCGTTTTGGCGGTCGCCTCATCGATTTTGCTTTCTTTTTTCTGCTGACCATTGCTTTGTTGCTTGCCCTTCACTTCACCGACATCAAGCCCATTCCGGTAGGCGAGGAATACAACTCTGACGCCTTAGAGGACTACGCCGAGAGTGTGGACGGGCTCTTTTGGGTACCGCTCCTGTTCAGCGCAATCTACGAAATCGGACTGACCGCATTGAAGGGCCAGACACTCGGCAAGATGGCAACCAGAACACAGGTAGTGCGAGCCGAAGACCTCTTCCAGCCTGAATGGGGTCGCGCTCCCGCATGGGGGCAGTCGATCATCCGCTGGTCATTGCCCGCGGTCTTGCTCATTCCCGCCTTCTACCTTTCGTACATTGGGGAGATTCTGTATCTCCTCTGCTATCTGGCCCTGATGTGGGATCGGGATCGACAGGGTTGGCACGACAAAGCAGCAAGGACCCTGGTCGTATCGAAGCCGTAG
- a CDS encoding LLM class flavin-dependent oxidoreductase, with protein sequence MSAQTAPPMAKGSVSLRLYPHDGPAAEQLDEVRELARRAVEVGYDGVMVSEHHAGFPGYFPSPQQMAGFLLAAMPSGWAAPCPLLLPMKPYALIAEEVAWLAAAFPGRVGAGFASGALPVDFELAEVPFDEITPRFKQALPLVVAALRIRNQLDLHGDLVERLKSLTGDSDFSGPGQG encoded by the coding sequence GTGTCAGCTCAGACCGCACCCCCGATGGCCAAGGGCTCGGTGTCGCTGCGGCTGTACCCCCACGACGGACCGGCCGCTGAGCAGTTGGACGAGGTGCGCGAACTGGCTCGGCGGGCGGTGGAAGTGGGCTACGACGGGGTCATGGTGTCGGAGCACCACGCTGGCTTCCCGGGCTATTTCCCCAGCCCCCAGCAGATGGCCGGGTTCTTGCTGGCCGCCATGCCATCAGGGTGGGCTGCGCCCTGCCCGCTGCTGCTGCCCATGAAGCCCTACGCGCTCATCGCCGAGGAGGTGGCCTGGCTGGCGGCTGCCTTCCCGGGCCGGGTGGGGGCGGGTTTCGCATCCGGGGCGCTGCCAGTGGACTTCGAACTGGCCGAGGTGCCGTTCGACGAGATCACCCCGCGCTTCAAGCAAGCATTGCCCCTGGTAGTGGCCGCGCTGCGCATCCGCAACCAGCTCGATCTACACGGCGACCTGGTTGAACGGCTCAAGTCGTTGACTGGCGATTCAGATTTCTCGGGCCCCGGTCAGGGCTGA
- a CDS encoding TIGR03619 family F420-dependent LLM class oxidoreductase, with the protein MKYYAAVMFEETDQLVDIARAAEAEGFTGVALADHVAVPAGFASVHPSGENPFDHTSPFADPLITASAMLSATTSLEVLTYVYILPMRDPFSVASQVATLSLLSGNRLRLGIGVGWLREEIELLGADPRTRGRRTDEMIEICRRFWRDGTAEFHGEFFDFGPTGVYPQPEAPVSIWVGGKSEAALARAVRNDGWVGMNYDLPEIHQLLDRLGELRREASKEDGPFETMVIPNADPSPRLHDKMNEHGVTSTIAMPWYPGDQSHASIEAKRDALGRFADAFIRR; encoded by the coding sequence GTGAAGTACTACGCCGCGGTGATGTTCGAGGAGACCGACCAACTGGTGGACATCGCCCGGGCCGCCGAGGCAGAGGGGTTCACCGGGGTGGCCCTGGCCGACCACGTGGCCGTGCCCGCCGGGTTCGCCTCGGTACACCCGTCGGGGGAGAATCCCTTCGACCACACCTCGCCGTTTGCCGACCCACTGATCACCGCGTCGGCCATGCTCAGCGCCACTACCTCGCTGGAGGTGCTCACCTACGTGTACATCCTGCCCATGCGCGACCCGTTCTCGGTGGCCAGCCAGGTGGCAACCCTGTCGCTGTTGTCGGGCAACCGGCTCCGGCTGGGCATAGGAGTGGGCTGGCTGCGAGAGGAGATCGAGCTGCTGGGAGCCGACCCCCGCACCCGGGGGCGGCGCACCGATGAGATGATCGAGATCTGCCGTCGCTTCTGGCGCGACGGCACCGCCGAGTTCCACGGCGAGTTCTTCGATTTCGGCCCCACCGGGGTGTATCCCCAGCCCGAAGCGCCGGTCTCCATCTGGGTGGGGGGCAAGTCGGAGGCCGCTCTGGCCCGGGCGGTGCGCAACGACGGCTGGGTGGGCATGAACTACGACCTGCCCGAGATCCACCAACTGCTCGACCGCCTGGGCGAGCTGCGCCGGGAGGCCAGCAAAGAGGACGGGCCCTTCGAGACAATGGTCATCCCCAACGCCGACCCGTCACCCCGGCTGCACGACAAGATGAACGAGCACGGGGTCACCTCCACCATCGCCATGCCCTGGTACCCCGGCGACCAGTCACACGCCTCCATCGAGGCCAAGCGGGACGCCCTGGGCCGCTTCGCTGACGCCTTCATCCGGCGCTGA
- a CDS encoding SDR family oxidoreductase produces the protein MADGVKGYGVLVTGGGTGIGHACGAALAADGAAVTICGRTESKLADSAERIEKVADNGGSVAYVVADVTDEASVAAAIAAAAEPTGTLNGVVANAGGGGGMGPYHVQDTDEFLRVLHLNVLGTMLTIKHSVPRMRSAGGGSFVGMSSIAGQITHPYFGAYTPGKAGIEAMMRNAADEYGPANIRFNAIRPGFIATEIMEGIPRDGDVYESYIVNTPMADVGQPEDVGHLARFLIGPESRWITGQCINVDGGHSLRRGPDFGPFIAPALGPDVMLGALPEA, from the coding sequence ATGGCAGATGGCGTGAAGGGATACGGAGTGCTGGTGACAGGTGGGGGCACGGGAATTGGCCACGCCTGTGGGGCGGCACTGGCCGCCGACGGTGCCGCAGTCACAATCTGCGGACGCACCGAGTCGAAGCTGGCCGATTCGGCCGAGCGTATCGAGAAGGTGGCCGACAACGGGGGCAGCGTGGCCTATGTGGTGGCCGACGTGACCGACGAGGCCTCGGTCGCCGCGGCCATCGCTGCCGCGGCCGAGCCCACCGGGACGCTGAACGGCGTGGTGGCCAATGCCGGGGGCGGCGGGGGCATGGGTCCCTACCATGTGCAGGACACCGACGAGTTCTTGCGGGTGCTGCATCTCAACGTGCTGGGCACCATGCTCACCATAAAGCACTCGGTTCCCCGGATGAGGTCCGCCGGGGGAGGGTCGTTCGTGGGCATGTCGTCGATCGCCGGACAGATCACCCACCCCTATTTCGGGGCCTACACCCCCGGCAAGGCGGGTATCGAGGCCATGATGCGCAACGCGGCCGACGAGTACGGCCCGGCCAACATTCGGTTCAATGCCATCCGCCCCGGGTTCATCGCCACCGAGATCATGGAAGGCATCCCCCGCGACGGCGACGTGTACGAGAGCTACATCGTCAACACCCCTATGGCCGACGTCGGCCAGCCCGAGGATGTGGGCCATTTGGCCCGGTTCCTGATCGGGCCGGAGTCCCGGTGGATCACCGGGCAGTGCATCAACGTCGACGGCGGTCACAGCCTGCGACGGGGCCCCGACTTCGGGCCGTTCATCGCCCCGGCGCTGGGCCCCGATGTGATGCTGGGCGCTCTGCCCGAAGCCTGA
- a CDS encoding SDR family NAD(P)-dependent oxidoreductase: MKADALDAFRLDGKVAVITGAASGIGEATAELFAAAGAKVVCGDLDVEGAENTAKRIREDGGEAIAQACNVTSRDEVEALVARAVDAYGGLDIIANIAGAMFPGLIEDLTDQDIDAGINLNLKGVLYGCQAAVKAMKDDGGGVILNISSGAIDLAYEGIGVYAFTKAAVAMLGRTMALEVGRYGIRVCTLAPGSTLTPFTTWRLHNDDGTLNQEAYDEFLDYARDLSPIGALGESIDQAYLMLYLASDAGKFATGNVFRSNGGQTTTF, translated from the coding sequence ATGAAGGCAGACGCGCTGGACGCATTCCGGCTGGACGGCAAAGTGGCGGTGATCACCGGAGCGGCCTCGGGCATCGGGGAAGCAACAGCCGAGTTGTTCGCCGCGGCCGGGGCCAAAGTGGTGTGCGGCGACCTCGACGTCGAGGGGGCGGAGAACACCGCCAAGCGGATCCGCGAGGACGGTGGCGAGGCCATCGCCCAGGCCTGCAACGTGACCTCCCGCGATGAGGTCGAGGCGCTGGTGGCCCGTGCGGTGGACGCTTACGGCGGTCTGGACATCATCGCCAACATCGCGGGGGCAATGTTCCCCGGCTTGATCGAAGACCTCACCGACCAGGACATCGACGCCGGCATCAACTTGAACCTCAAGGGCGTGCTCTACGGGTGCCAGGCCGCCGTCAAAGCAATGAAAGACGATGGCGGCGGGGTGATCTTGAATATCTCGTCGGGGGCCATCGACCTGGCCTACGAGGGCATCGGGGTATATGCCTTCACCAAGGCCGCGGTGGCCATGCTGGGCCGCACAATGGCTCTAGAAGTGGGCCGCTACGGCATCCGGGTGTGCACCCTGGCGCCGGGCAGCACTCTGACCCCCTTCACCACCTGGCGCCTCCACAACGACGACGGAACTCTCAACCAAGAGGCCTACGACGAGTTTTTGGACTACGCCCGAGACCTCTCCCCCATCGGCGCCCTCGGAGAGTCCATCGACCAGGCTTACCTCATGCTCTACCTGGCCTCAGATGCCGGCAAATTCGCCACCGGCAACGTCTTCCGCTCCAACGGCGGCCAGACGACAACCTTCTAA
- a CDS encoding acyl-CoA dehydrogenase family protein, which translates to MFLDLTESQLDLQAALRSYFDSLMTPERRDALGGEHGGPVYKETVRQLGKDGWLGVGWPKEWGGQGYTPLEQLIFFEEANRAGVPLPFVTLNTVGPALNVYGTEEQKAFFLPKILAGELHFSIGYSEPTAGTDLASLKTRAVRDGDEWIINGQKIWTTGGHESDWIWLATRTDPDVPKHKGITIFAVDTTLEGFSHTPIWLLGGGHTNTTYYNDIRVPDWARIGEVNGGWKLITAQLNHERVGLAPAGNIDGPLRRVVDWARQTTLDDGRRVIDQEWVRLALAEVYARNEALKMYNWKVATALEDTELKPADASAMKVFGTELKVKSFQALMEVLGQRSYLVKGTPEAVLAGELERAYRGAPVGTFGGGVNEVQRDIIATAGMGLPRSPR; encoded by the coding sequence ATGTTCCTCGATCTCACCGAAAGCCAGCTTGACCTGCAAGCCGCCCTGCGCTCCTACTTCGACAGCCTCATGACCCCGGAGCGGCGGGACGCCCTAGGAGGTGAGCATGGGGGACCGGTGTACAAGGAGACCGTGCGGCAATTGGGCAAGGACGGCTGGCTGGGGGTGGGCTGGCCCAAGGAGTGGGGCGGGCAGGGCTACACGCCGCTGGAACAGCTCATCTTCTTCGAGGAGGCCAACCGGGCCGGGGTGCCCCTGCCGTTTGTGACCCTCAACACGGTGGGACCGGCCCTGAACGTATACGGCACCGAGGAGCAGAAGGCGTTCTTCTTGCCCAAGATCCTGGCCGGGGAGCTGCACTTTTCCATCGGCTACTCCGAGCCCACCGCAGGCACCGACCTGGCTTCGCTGAAGACCCGGGCGGTGCGCGACGGCGACGAGTGGATCATCAACGGCCAGAAGATCTGGACCACCGGCGGCCACGAGTCCGACTGGATATGGCTGGCTACCCGCACCGATCCCGATGTGCCCAAACACAAGGGCATCACCATCTTCGCGGTGGACACCACTCTGGAGGGATTCAGCCACACTCCCATCTGGCTCCTGGGCGGAGGCCACACCAACACCACCTACTACAACGACATCCGGGTGCCCGACTGGGCCCGCATCGGCGAGGTGAACGGGGGCTGGAAGCTCATCACCGCCCAGCTCAACCACGAGCGGGTGGGCCTCGCCCCGGCGGGCAACATCGACGGGCCACTGCGCCGAGTGGTGGATTGGGCCCGCCAGACCACCCTGGACGACGGCCGCCGGGTGATCGACCAGGAGTGGGTGCGCCTCGCCCTGGCCGAGGTGTATGCCCGCAACGAGGCGCTCAAGATGTACAACTGGAAGGTGGCCACCGCGCTGGAGGACACCGAGCTGAAGCCCGCTGATGCCTCGGCCATGAAGGTGTTCGGCACGGAGCTGAAGGTGAAGTCGTTTCAGGCGCTCATGGAGGTGCTGGGGCAGCGGTCGTACTTGGTGAAGGGAACGCCGGAGGCTGTTCTTGCCGGCGAGTTGGAGCGGGCCTATAGAGGGGCGCCGGTGGGAACCTTTGGCGGGGGAGTGAACGAGGTGCAGCGAGACATCATCGCCACCGCGGGGATGGGCTTACCTCGGTCTCCCCGTTAG